A DNA window from Capnocytophaga sp. ARDL2 contains the following coding sequences:
- a CDS encoding FAD-dependent protein, with protein sequence MSEIIQIRVNPEIAFQEKQLLSFVANFLKVKKTDIQHIQLVKRSIDARQRQVKINLKLEIFFQGEPIVRTPHFTPDYQYVKNAPEVIVVGAGPAGYFAALQLIELGIRPIVIERGKDVKARRRDLKALNIEHIVHPDSNYCFGEGGAGTYSDGKLYTRSKKRGDVQRILEVLVFFGASEEIVIDAHPHIGTNKLPKIMEDMRHKIIECGGEVLFEHKLTDIIIKSGKVVGVEINNQTIINASQVILATGHSARDIFELLDKKEIEIEAKPFALGVRAEHPQSLIDQIQYSCDYRGEFLPPAPYSIVKQVNGRGMYSFCMCPGGVIAPCATAPGEIVTNGWSPSKRNQPTANSGIVVELRLEDFAPYKKYGALAGVQFQKEIEQRAFQLANQTQKAPAQRMVDFSNKKISSSIPKTSYVPGTTSVELGDLFPGFLTKTMRQGFVEFGKSMKGYFTNEAILHAPESRTSSPVRIPRDEQSLQHICIEGLYPCGEGAGYAGGIVSAAIDGEKCALQCANVLLKRE encoded by the coding sequence ATGTCTGAAATCATTCAAATTCGCGTAAATCCAGAAATCGCCTTTCAAGAAAAACAGTTACTATCGTTTGTTGCCAATTTTTTGAAGGTTAAAAAAACGGATATTCAACACATTCAACTAGTAAAACGCTCGATAGATGCACGTCAAAGACAAGTAAAAATCAACTTGAAATTAGAAATCTTTTTTCAAGGCGAACCTATTGTGCGTACGCCTCATTTTACCCCAGATTATCAATATGTAAAAAATGCACCCGAAGTAATCGTTGTAGGTGCAGGTCCCGCAGGATATTTCGCCGCATTGCAGTTGATTGAGTTGGGCATTCGACCTATTGTGATTGAAAGAGGTAAAGATGTAAAAGCCCGTCGTCGTGATTTGAAAGCCTTGAATATAGAGCATATCGTACACCCAGATTCCAACTATTGTTTTGGTGAAGGAGGTGCAGGAACTTATTCGGACGGAAAACTCTACACTCGCTCAAAAAAACGAGGTGATGTACAAAGAATTTTAGAGGTTTTGGTGTTTTTTGGTGCTTCGGAAGAAATTGTAATCGATGCTCATCCGCATATCGGAACCAACAAATTGCCAAAAATCATGGAAGATATGCGTCATAAAATCATCGAATGTGGCGGTGAAGTACTTTTTGAACACAAATTGACAGATATTATCATCAAATCTGGAAAAGTTGTAGGTGTTGAGATAAATAATCAAACAATTATCAATGCATCGCAAGTAATTTTGGCAACTGGACATTCTGCCAGAGATATTTTTGAATTGTTGGATAAAAAAGAAATCGAAATCGAAGCCAAACCTTTTGCTTTGGGCGTTCGTGCAGAACATCCACAATCTTTGATAGACCAAATTCAATATTCGTGTGATTACCGAGGTGAATTTCTTCCACCGGCTCCCTATTCTATTGTAAAACAAGTCAATGGAAGAGGTATGTATTCGTTTTGCATGTGTCCAGGCGGAGTCATTGCTCCGTGTGCTACGGCTCCTGGAGAAATCGTTACTAACGGTTGGTCGCCATCAAAACGCAATCAACCTACGGCAAACTCAGGAATTGTGGTGGAATTGCGATTGGAAGATTTTGCCCCATACAAAAAATATGGAGCATTGGCTGGAGTACAATTTCAAAAAGAAATCGAACAAAGAGCTTTTCAATTGGCAAATCAAACCCAAAAAGCACCGGCTCAACGCATGGTAGATTTTAGCAACAAAAAAATTTCATCATCTATTCCCAAAACATCGTATGTACCAGGTACAACTTCGGTAGAATTAGGTGATTTATTTCCAGGTTTTCTCACCAAAACCATGCGCCAAGGCTTTGTAGAATTTGGAAAAAGTATGAAAGGTTATTTTACCAATGAAGCCATACTTCACGCCCCCGAAAGTAGAACCTCATCGCCAGTTCGTATACCTCGAGATGAGCAATCCTTGCAACATATCTGCATCGAAGGTTTGTATCCGTGTGGCGAAGGTGCAGGATACGCAGGAGGAATCGTTTCCGCCGCTATCGACGGAGAAAAATGTGCCTTGCAATGTGCTAATGTTTTATTGAAAAGAGAATGA
- a CDS encoding DUF3365 domain-containing protein, giving the protein MKYISILASSILLFSCKKEDKTLFSTEDIEDIKQHSPIIIKNTFEALSSALVGEISENGVESAVDYCNIHASSFTEMAFVDNNKSYKIYRVSDKNRNPNNTMSEVDLQIFNYYKESMGQIVNDTIVIENDKINYYRPIQINNPLCLQCHGKVGETVTNEVYDKILSKYPKDKAINYQLNDLRGMWKVVSHLENEKK; this is encoded by the coding sequence ATGAAATACATTTCTATTTTAGCATCTTCAATTTTGCTTTTTTCATGCAAAAAAGAAGATAAAACATTATTTTCTACAGAAGATATTGAGGATATTAAGCAACATTCCCCTATTATCATCAAAAACACCTTTGAAGCCTTGTCATCGGCTTTGGTAGGTGAAATAAGCGAAAATGGTGTGGAAAGTGCTGTTGATTATTGTAACATTCACGCATCATCGTTTACCGAAATGGCTTTTGTTGATAATAATAAATCGTATAAAATTTATCGCGTTTCGGATAAAAATAGAAATCCAAATAATACCATGTCTGAAGTGGATTTGCAGATTTTCAACTATTACAAAGAGTCAATGGGGCAAATAGTAAACGATACGATTGTGATTGAAAATGATAAAATAAACTATTACCGACCGATTCAAATCAACAATCCTCTGTGTTTGCAATGTCATGGGAAAGTAGGTGAAACGGTTACAAATGAAGTGTATGACAAAATCCTATCGAAATATCCCAAAGATAAAGCCATCAATTACCAGTTAAACGATTTGAGAGGAATGTGGAAAGTAGTAAGTCATTTGGAAAATGAGAAAAAATAA